In Lolium rigidum isolate FL_2022 chromosome 3, APGP_CSIRO_Lrig_0.1, whole genome shotgun sequence, the genomic window TGAAACGACGCAGTGAATCAAGAGCCGCAGCAGTTTGATGCGTTGCGAAAACGAACTCATCTGATTGTTAATTATTATATAATACACGGTTGCGATACGTGCAATCGATTATCTTGATTCTTGACCGGCGACTTTTGGTGTAGATTGACGATTTATATGTTATGATAAGCTCGCGTTTTCAAGTAGTTTTCTGACAAAATTTCATTTCAAGTGATTCTTCGGTCAAGAACATTTAAGTCGCAGCTCACAACAGTTTATGAACTTCAAATTAACAAACATCGCGGCCTTAAGTAGCCTCCATGGCACACAACCTGGTACAAGAAAAATGGTTGCTGAATCTATACTGTTACACTAGGGCTTCTTCTCTTCACACACcttagggtgacttcttttgggcttatgcttatgcataagccgGCTTATGGCAAACTGTGGGGGGAAACTACGGTGAGGAGAAACTTGTAGAATCCGTTTGGAGACTTCTTTTAGGCTTTTAGAAGTTTGACTTATTTCATAGGTTGAGTTGTGAAATATCTGTACTGCCCTTGAATTAGAAATGTTTCAGTGGGTCATCGAATTTGACGGCAGCCACAGCCTGCGGAGCGGGCGGGGTAGGCGCCGGCGAGGTCTCCGCATGCGGGGAGGCGCCGGCGAGGTCGCCGCGTGCGGGGgaggcagcgacggcggcggcggtgaggtcGCCGGCGAACCTGCAGGGTTGGCGCTCCAGAGGAGAGGCGGGCCGCGGCTTGGCAACCAGAGGGAAAAGCGGAGCGGGCGGGGGAGGCTCCGTCGAGGTCGCCGCGGGCGGGGGAGAGACGATCTGGCCGGGTGGGAGCCGGTTGCAGTCTTGGAGCTCCCGGGGCGGTCTTGGAGCTCGACGGCCGGTCTTGGAGCTCGACGGCCGGCCTTGGAGCTTCGGGGTTGAGGGCGGGGCGGGTGGGATCCGGCCTCCCGCTGCCAGGATCTGCGGTCAACGGCTGAGGTAGGGCGGCGACGGAGGAACAACGTCGGAACATTGGGGAGTGGCGGCGGGCTCGGTGGGAGCGAGCGAGGACGGGGGTGGGGAGCGAGCGAGGACGGGGGGTGGGGAACGattcattttttctttttctttttttctccctTTGACTCGGTAGCCGGGCGGTGGCATTCTGTTGTAAATTTCATGAAACGACATGTCCGTTTCCACAAAACGTTTGGTGAACTCGTGGGGAAGCTCGGGAAACTGCTCTCGAGCAGTTTCTCCCCACTACACGTACATGGGCTTCTGGGGTGTTTCTCGGTGGGGAGAAGCCagacacttcttttgggcttgtgcTGCCCATGACCTCGAAGCCGCGcgggaagcccaaaagaagtcacccttagTGGGAGTAAAAAAGCTCACATTGTAAACCACTCCAAATATCTCCCAACTAGCAGTTatgtcatacctcatgaaaaaatctCTTTGCTACAATTAAACACATTTTATCTTCTCATCGGATTCAAGTAGGAATGGCATTTCCACTATTTCAATCCTATGATTTTcttttcctatgaatcaaatgagcTCTTATTATTACTATATATATACATCCTCAAATTTGTTTTTCTTTCGGCAGCCCAAATAGACCATCAATTTTACCGAAACTTTCCACAAATGTAAGAACATGTGTAAGATTATTTTTGAACATCATGTTACTACCATAAAAAAAAAACTGTAAATCCTCTCTCGTTTTCAAGAGCATACCTAAAATTGCTCCTGAGCCCTAAAAACTGTTTTATTCACAACCTCAAGCTCAAGAAGCCTGTGTGTCCACAGGTAGGTTTATGTGCCACGCCGAGCTCTCCCGGTGGTCGCCCTCGACGACGCGGTCGCCGAAGATGTGCACCGTCCTCGGGTTCGGCCCTCGCGAGATGACGCAGGTGTAGTCCTCCGACGACGGCTCCATCTCTGTCTCCTCGGGAGCCGGcgctgcctcttcctgttccgtaCGGCTGCCGGTGCGCAGCGGCAGCCAGGAGCTCTTGTTCTTGACCCCGAACTCCACGCGGCGGTCGAGGGAGCACGACCGGGCCAGAGCCGGCGCCTGCGCCTTGACGCGGCCCGCGAGGATGCTCCTCCTCCGCTCCTGGCCATCGTGGGCGCAGTCGAGCGCGTCGGCGAGCCCGTGCGGTCCCGCGCAGCCGTCGCACCAGGGCCGGCGCttgctgctgccgctgctgccgctgccgccgccccgaTCGGCGCCGGCCACCAAGAAGGCCGCCGACGCGACGAGCACGGAGGTCGGGCTCAGGGAGTAGGCCATCGCGACGGAGTCCCGCATGGGGCTCCCGGCGCCGGCCGGGAGGGACGCTGAGTGCAGCAGCCTCGGCGACGCGAAGGACGGCGCATGAGCCTTGCCGCCGTCCTCGACGCACGGAGCCGTCGACGGGTTGCCGGCGTGCTGCGCGCCGCTCATCGATCTGGACCTCCTCCTCAGGATCATCTCCTGGACCTTGGACCTCAGAAACATCTCGAGAATAGACGCAGGGTATTGCTCTGCAGTCTGCACGCAGACAGACGCAACAATTAAGTCCCCAAACtcctgatgatgcttgtaatctggaAGAACCACGGACGAGCTCCAGAACAGATCAAAGAAACAAGGGAATTGCTGCTCAGTTATAacctaaggtttgctcttgagtgTCAGGGCACACCACGAGGCACTAACCGCCGGGCGAGAGGAAGACGAGAGAGGGGTGTGGGAGAGGGCAACGGGTCGTGATCTTAAAGAAGGGCTCTCAGCTGCTTCTCTCTCACACTCGAGTGATGTCATTGTGTGTACTCGCTTCCAAAACCGCAGGTCCTTATCTCAGCAGTTTTACTTAtcaaaattttcttttcttatttttgCAGTCGTTTTCAGTTTTCACAAGTTCTGTAATTTGGCGCGTGTATGTGACGACGAACCGTAGCCAGTTAGCGCTATGCACACAGCGACAGATTCCATCGTCCCAGCGCTAGGGTGCTGAATGGCAGGTAGTTTTGCTGTCGACCTATGGGAGGTGCACCGGCGTCCGGCCAATTTTGCCGGTGCCCGGTCGCCGAGATTCAATGATTGATCCCTTCCTACTATAAACAAGATTCAACATCTGGAGTCTAAGAATAAAAGATCAGATGATTGGCCCATTTCATTTTATTTGCGAGAACAGCCAATTCCTCTCCAGGTAAGACCAATCGGTAGAAATGCATGCA contains:
- the LOC124700579 gene encoding uncharacterized protein LOC124700579 — its product is MFLRSKVQEMILRRRSRSMSGAQHAGNPSTAPCVEDGGKAHAPSFASPRLLHSASLPAGAGSPMRDSVAMAYSLSPTSVLVASAAFLVAGADRGGGSGSSGSSKRRPWCDGCAGPHGLADALDCAHDGQERRRSILAGRVKAQAPALARSCSLDRRVEFGVKNKSSWLPLRTGSRTEQEEAAPAPEETEMEPSSEDYTCVISRGPNPRTVHIFGDRVVEGDHRESSAWHINLPVDTQAS